A region of Micromonospora sp. WMMD882 DNA encodes the following proteins:
- a CDS encoding glycoside hydrolase family 3 N-terminal domain-containing protein yields the protein MPTPPYLDPTLPVADRVADLLARMTLAEKVGQMLQLPAGDDVRRLVEDLHVGSILHASPERITEAVAAAGRTRLGIPLLVAEDCIHGHSFFAGATIYPTQLGLAATWDPALVERVARATAVEVAVTGVHWTFSPVLCIARDLRWGRVSETFGEDPFLIGELASAMVRGYQGDGLADPTAILACAKHFAGYSETQGGRDASEADISRRKLRSWFLPPFERVAREGCRTFMLGYQSTDGVPITVNDWLLNDVLRGEWGWSGTLVTDWDNVGRMVWEQHIQPDYAHASAAAVRAGNDMVMTTPQFFTGAPEAIAAGLLDEADLDRAVTRILTLKVELGLFENPRRPDPAAQAEVIGCAPHAALNLEAARRSLVLLRNDGVLPLAGGCAADDAGRAVAPAGTGPRRIAVVGPNADDPHTQLGDWAGASGQAEWLADGHPRELTRTVLDGLRAHAPADWTVTYTRGADILTVGPDPEGAYFPDGQPRPPVVQPAEPDPTAIAAAAAAARDADYVVAVVGDRIELVGEGRSTATLELIGGQVALLDALAATGTPLVVVLVSSKPLALPPSALDAAALVYAANPGMRGGRAVAELLLGLTEPQGRLPISFARHVGQQPTYYNQIRGQHGTRYADLTQRPAFVFGEGLSYTTVEYADLRVLTPTLTARDTLRATVEVRNTGRRPARETVQAYVSDLVTSVTWAERELKAYRQVDLAPGEARTVELTLPVAECSLVDAEGRRVVEPGAFELRVGPSSRDEDLLRSGFTVTD from the coding sequence GTGCCCACCCCGCCGTACCTGGACCCGACGCTGCCCGTCGCCGACCGCGTCGCCGACCTGCTGGCCCGCATGACGCTGGCGGAGAAGGTCGGCCAGATGCTCCAGTTGCCGGCCGGTGACGACGTCCGCCGCCTGGTGGAGGACCTCCACGTGGGGTCGATCCTGCACGCCTCGCCGGAACGGATCACCGAGGCGGTCGCCGCGGCCGGGCGGACCCGGCTGGGCATCCCGCTGCTGGTCGCCGAGGACTGCATCCACGGCCACTCGTTCTTCGCCGGGGCGACCATCTACCCCACCCAGCTCGGGCTGGCCGCGACGTGGGATCCGGCGCTTGTGGAGCGGGTCGCCCGGGCCACCGCCGTGGAGGTCGCGGTGACCGGCGTGCACTGGACGTTCTCCCCGGTGCTGTGCATCGCCCGGGACCTGCGCTGGGGTCGGGTCAGCGAGACGTTCGGCGAGGACCCGTTCCTGATCGGGGAGCTCGCCTCGGCCATGGTGCGCGGCTACCAGGGCGACGGTCTCGCCGACCCGACCGCGATCCTGGCCTGCGCCAAGCACTTCGCCGGGTACTCGGAGACCCAGGGCGGCCGGGACGCCAGCGAGGCCGACATCTCCCGGCGGAAACTGCGGTCCTGGTTCCTGCCGCCGTTCGAGCGGGTCGCCCGGGAGGGCTGCCGGACCTTCATGCTCGGCTACCAGTCCACCGACGGGGTGCCGATCACGGTGAACGACTGGCTGCTCAACGACGTCCTGCGCGGCGAGTGGGGCTGGTCCGGCACCCTGGTCACCGACTGGGACAACGTCGGCCGGATGGTCTGGGAGCAGCACATCCAACCCGACTACGCGCACGCGTCCGCGGCGGCCGTGCGGGCCGGCAACGACATGGTGATGACCACCCCGCAGTTCTTCACCGGCGCGCCGGAGGCGATCGCCGCCGGCCTGCTCGACGAGGCGGACCTGGACCGCGCGGTGACCCGGATCCTCACCCTCAAGGTCGAGCTCGGCCTCTTCGAGAACCCGCGCCGGCCGGACCCGGCGGCCCAGGCCGAGGTGATCGGCTGCGCCCCGCACGCCGCGCTCAACCTGGAGGCCGCCCGGCGCAGCCTGGTGCTGCTGCGCAACGACGGCGTCCTGCCGCTGGCCGGCGGGTGCGCCGCCGACGACGCCGGCCGGGCCGTCGCGCCGGCCGGGACCGGGCCACGCCGGATCGCCGTCGTCGGGCCGAACGCCGACGACCCGCACACCCAGCTCGGCGACTGGGCCGGGGCGTCCGGGCAGGCCGAGTGGCTGGCCGACGGGCATCCGCGCGAACTGACCCGGACGGTCCTGGACGGGCTGCGCGCGCACGCCCCCGCCGACTGGACCGTCACGTACACGCGGGGCGCGGACATCCTCACCGTCGGGCCGGACCCGGAGGGCGCGTACTTCCCGGACGGGCAGCCCCGCCCGCCGGTGGTCCAACCGGCCGAGCCCGACCCGACCGCGATCGCCGCGGCGGCCGCGGCGGCCCGGGACGCCGACTACGTGGTCGCCGTGGTCGGCGACCGGATCGAGCTGGTCGGGGAGGGCCGCTCCACGGCCACCCTGGAGCTGATCGGCGGTCAGGTCGCGCTGCTCGACGCGCTCGCCGCCACCGGCACGCCCCTGGTCGTCGTCCTGGTCAGCTCCAAGCCGCTGGCGCTGCCGCCGTCCGCGCTGGACGCCGCGGCCCTGGTCTACGCGGCCAACCCGGGCATGCGCGGCGGCCGGGCCGTCGCCGAGCTGCTGCTCGGCCTGACCGAGCCGCAGGGCCGGCTGCCGATCTCGTTCGCCCGGCACGTCGGTCAGCAGCCCACCTACTACAACCAGATCCGGGGCCAGCACGGCACCCGGTACGCCGACCTCACCCAGCGCCCGGCGTTCGTGTTCGGCGAGGGCCTCAGCTACACCACCGTCGAGTACGCCGACCTGCGCGTGCTGACGCCGACGCTCACCGCCCGGGACACCCTGCGCGCCACCGTCGAGGTCCGCAACACCGGCCGGCGACCGGCCCGGGAAACCGTCCAGGCGTACGTCAGCGACCTGGTGACCTCGGTGACCTGGGCGGAGCGGGAGCTGAAGGCGTACCGGCAGGTGGATCTCGCGCCCGGCGAGGCGCGCACGGTCGAGCTGACCCTGCCGGTGGCGGAGTGCTCGCTGGTGGACGCCGAGGGCCGCCGGGTCGTCGAGCCGGGCGCGTTCGAATTGCGGGTCGGGCCGTCCTCCCGGGACGAGGACCTGCTGCGGTCCGGATTCACGGTCACCGACTGA
- a CDS encoding PepSY domain-containing protein yields MSITSTRPPGAARSAPTPGGTAGGDPGRGLGPLLLRLHFYAGVLIAPFLVVAALTGLAYTITPQLDAVVHRAELTAEAAGRSALPVSEQVTAARAAHPEGTLSYVALGGDGATTQVVFDVPGLAEERQHTVYVDPYTAEVKGQLTTWFGNTPLRTWFDDLHRNLHLGAVGRHYSELAASWLWVVALGGLALWWRRQRGVRGRVRRLLLPDLAARRGVRRTRGWHASTGVWLVVGLLFLSATGLTWSRYAGANFGAGLDALDARRPVLATALDGAGAPAGGGHHDAGPATAPELDPAAFDQVVRVARAAGLDGPVEVTPGADAASAWTVTQTDESWPTRQDRVAVDPGKGTVVARSDFADWPLLAQLSDLGISAHMGLLFGPVNQFLLAALAVGLLVVIFWGYRMWWQRRPTRAGRRAPVGAPPVGRGAWWGLPSWVIVVGLPAVFLLGWAMPLFGVTLVGFLVVDLVVAAWRRRSPDRSRAAGGVSAGGR; encoded by the coding sequence ATGTCCATCACATCCACCCGCCCGCCCGGAGCGGCCAGGTCCGCCCCGACACCCGGTGGCACGGCCGGCGGCGACCCGGGCCGTGGCCTGGGTCCGCTGCTGCTGCGGCTGCACTTCTACGCCGGCGTGCTGATCGCGCCGTTCCTGGTGGTGGCGGCGCTGACCGGGCTGGCGTACACGATCACCCCGCAACTGGACGCGGTGGTGCACCGCGCCGAGCTGACCGCCGAGGCGGCGGGGCGGTCCGCGCTTCCGGTGTCCGAGCAGGTGACCGCCGCCCGGGCCGCCCACCCGGAGGGCACTCTGTCGTACGTCGCGCTGGGCGGGGACGGGGCGACCACCCAGGTGGTGTTCGACGTCCCCGGGCTGGCGGAGGAGCGGCAGCACACCGTGTACGTCGACCCGTACACGGCCGAGGTGAAGGGCCAGTTGACCACCTGGTTCGGGAACACGCCGCTGCGTACCTGGTTCGACGACCTGCACCGCAACCTGCACCTGGGGGCGGTCGGCCGGCACTACTCCGAGCTGGCGGCGAGCTGGCTGTGGGTGGTGGCCCTGGGCGGCCTGGCCCTGTGGTGGCGTCGTCAGCGGGGCGTCAGGGGTCGGGTCCGCCGGCTGCTGCTGCCGGACCTGGCGGCCCGCCGGGGGGTACGTCGTACCCGCGGCTGGCACGCCAGCACCGGGGTGTGGCTGGTGGTCGGGCTGCTCTTCCTCTCCGCGACCGGGCTGACCTGGTCCCGGTACGCGGGCGCGAACTTCGGCGCGGGCCTGGACGCGCTCGACGCCCGCCGGCCGGTCCTCGCCACCGCCCTGGACGGCGCCGGCGCCCCGGCCGGCGGCGGCCACCACGACGCCGGCCCGGCGACCGCCCCGGAGCTGGACCCGGCCGCGTTCGACCAGGTCGTCCGGGTGGCCCGGGCGGCCGGGCTGGACGGGCCGGTCGAGGTGACCCCGGGGGCCGACGCGGCCTCGGCGTGGACGGTGACGCAGACCGACGAGTCGTGGCCGACCCGTCAGGACCGGGTCGCGGTCGACCCCGGAAAGGGGACGGTGGTGGCCCGCAGCGACTTCGCCGACTGGCCGCTGCTGGCCCAACTGAGCGACCTGGGCATCAGCGCGCACATGGGTCTGCTCTTCGGGCCGGTGAACCAGTTCCTGCTGGCCGCGCTGGCCGTCGGCCTGCTCGTGGTGATCTTCTGGGGTTACCGGATGTGGTGGCAGCGCCGGCCGACCCGGGCCGGTCGACGGGCGCCGGTGGGCGCTCCGCCGGTCGGTCGGGGCGCCTGGTGGGGGCTGCCGTCCTGGGTGATCGTGGTGGGTCTGCCGGCGGTCTTCCTGCTCGGCTGGGCGATGCCGCTGTTCGGCGTCACCCTGGTGGGTTTCCTCGTCGTCGACCTGGTCGTCGCCGCCTGGCGTCGCCGGTCGCCGGATCGCTCCCGCGCCGCGGGCGGCGTCTCCGCAGGTGGCCGCTGA
- a CDS encoding nuclear transport factor 2 family protein codes for MTDPTDRHEAYARTVRDYFGLIDAGDLLGSVALFTPDAVYHRPGHAPMVGQDRIAHFYRKLRPIRSGAHTLDAVIVDDRGVATHGGFRGVGLDGNPIDLRFADFFEFDAAGGITRRETYFSAPLV; via the coding sequence ATGACTGACCCCACCGACCGGCACGAGGCGTACGCCCGGACCGTCCGCGACTACTTCGGCCTGATCGACGCCGGCGACCTGCTCGGTTCGGTCGCGCTGTTCACCCCCGACGCGGTCTACCACCGGCCCGGCCACGCGCCGATGGTCGGTCAGGACCGGATCGCCCACTTCTACCGGAAGCTGCGGCCGATCCGCTCGGGCGCGCACACCCTCGACGCCGTGATCGTCGACGACCGCGGCGTCGCCACCCACGGCGGGTTCCGGGGGGTGGGCCTGGACGGCAACCCCATCGACCTGCGCTTCGCCGACTTCTTCGAGTTCGACGCGGCGGGGGGCATCACCCGCCGGGAGACCTACTTCTCCGCCCCGCTGGTGTGA
- a CDS encoding MbtH family protein, whose protein sequence is MEESVDTRRYHVVVNDEEQYSIWPEEADVPAGWRPVGVTGDRATCLAHIEEVWTDMRPRSLREWLAAHG, encoded by the coding sequence ATGGAAGAATCCGTGGACACGCGCCGCTACCACGTCGTGGTCAATGACGAGGAGCAGTACTCGATCTGGCCGGAGGAGGCGGACGTCCCGGCCGGCTGGCGGCCGGTGGGCGTGACCGGGGACCGGGCGACCTGCCTGGCGCACATCGAGGAGGTGTGGACCGACATGCGTCCGCGCAGCCTCCGCGAGTGGCTCGCCGCGCACGGCTGA
- a CDS encoding branched-chain amino acid aminotransferase, with the protein MIETDTAARAPHVEHGAQFTDSLVTATWTPSVGWGPAGLGPLSHFAMHPGMIGLHYGQVVFEGLKAYRQADGSMAVFRPRENARRFQRSARRLAMPEVPEEMFLRAVEAVVAADGRHVPDDPDVSLYLRPLLFASEANLMLRPANEYTFMMMAFVAGGFFGGVVEPVRVWVSRSTARAFPGGTGDVKCAANYAGAFLAQREAQMQGCHQVVWLDAGQRRWVEELGGMNLFFVRGDGVDAEVLTPELTGTLLPGVTRDTLLTLASRLGYRAGTTRLTVEDWRRECAAGVITEVFACGTAAVVTPVGSVRDGDTGWTVGDGQPGPVTRRLRQALVDLHHGTAPDPDGWLHPVR; encoded by the coding sequence ATGATCGAGACCGACACCGCCGCCCGCGCCCCGCACGTCGAGCACGGCGCCCAGTTCACCGACAGCCTCGTCACCGCCACCTGGACCCCGTCCGTCGGCTGGGGCCCCGCCGGGCTCGGCCCGCTGAGCCACTTCGCCATGCACCCCGGCATGATCGGCCTGCACTACGGACAGGTGGTCTTCGAGGGCCTGAAGGCGTACCGGCAGGCCGACGGCTCGATGGCCGTCTTCCGGCCCCGGGAGAACGCCCGCCGGTTCCAGCGTTCCGCCCGCCGGCTGGCCATGCCGGAGGTGCCCGAGGAGATGTTCCTGCGCGCGGTGGAGGCGGTGGTCGCGGCCGACGGCCGGCACGTGCCCGACGACCCCGACGTCAGCCTCTACCTGCGTCCGTTGCTGTTCGCCAGCGAGGCCAACCTGATGCTCCGGCCGGCCAACGAGTACACGTTCATGATGATGGCGTTCGTGGCCGGCGGGTTCTTCGGCGGCGTGGTCGAGCCGGTGCGGGTGTGGGTGAGCCGGTCGACCGCCCGGGCCTTCCCCGGCGGCACCGGCGACGTGAAGTGCGCCGCCAACTACGCCGGGGCCTTCCTCGCCCAGCGGGAGGCGCAGATGCAGGGCTGCCACCAGGTGGTCTGGCTCGACGCCGGGCAACGCCGCTGGGTCGAGGAGCTCGGCGGCATGAACCTGTTCTTCGTCCGGGGCGACGGCGTCGACGCCGAGGTGCTCACCCCGGAGCTCACCGGGACGCTGCTGCCCGGCGTCACCCGCGACACGCTGCTGACCCTCGCGTCCCGGCTAGGCTACCGCGCCGGCACCACCCGGCTGACCGTGGAGGACTGGCGACGCGAGTGCGCGGCCGGCGTCATCACCGAGGTCTTCGCCTGCGGGACGGCTGCGGTGGTGACGCCGGTCGGCTCGGTACGCGACGGCGACACCGGCTGGACGGTGGGCGACGGTCAGCCCGGCCCGGTCACCCGGCGACTGCGGCAGGCGCTGGTCGACCTGCACCACGGCACGGCCCCGGACCCGGACGGCTGGCTGCACCCGGTCCGGTGA
- a CDS encoding Na+/H+ antiporter, whose amino-acid sequence METLVLIAVLGATVLVGTTIGGRYRVAPPVLLIGTGSLLALTPPLSDVVLDPDVVLLLFLPAILYRESLTTSLREIRRNLPAIGLLAVGLVAVTMVTVSWTAQAFGVDPAVAWVLGAVLAPTDAAAVAGLAKRMPRRFLTILRAESLINDGTALVLFAVALGLLQGARPPGAVELVGWIAGSFLGGVAAGLVVGGVVILIRRRLDDPLREGALSVLTPFAAFLLAETAHASGVLAVVVAGLLLSYAAPRIVRAPSRVLVYSFWDLSTFLINGSLFVLLGMQIPRIVRDEASRSLGQALVIALVVAGVVTATRMAWVHLSTYLLQAVDRRESQRELRVGGRVRTAAGWAGFRGAVSLAAALAVPLTTHAGEPVRERDLVIFCTALVIVLVMLAQGTTLPLVVRWAGLVGDQPRAEEARHARSRATHAGLAAIPAAARELGATPEVVERVRAEYQAHLDDLEAPDERRTDPRDRETERRLRLAVLAGKRREVTRLRNRNEIDDTVLRELQAALDIEEIRLLGPQSTE is encoded by the coding sequence GTGGAGACTCTGGTGCTGATCGCGGTGCTCGGCGCCACCGTGCTGGTCGGGACCACGATCGGGGGCCGGTACCGGGTCGCGCCGCCGGTGCTGCTCATCGGGACGGGCAGCCTGCTGGCGCTCACCCCGCCGCTGTCGGACGTGGTGCTCGACCCGGACGTGGTGCTGCTGCTGTTCCTCCCCGCGATCCTCTACCGGGAGAGCCTCACCACCAGCCTCCGGGAGATCCGGCGCAACCTGCCGGCCATCGGGCTGCTCGCCGTCGGACTGGTGGCGGTCACCATGGTCACCGTCTCCTGGACGGCGCAGGCGTTCGGCGTCGACCCGGCCGTGGCCTGGGTGCTCGGCGCCGTGCTCGCGCCCACCGACGCCGCCGCCGTCGCCGGACTGGCCAAGCGGATGCCCCGGCGGTTCCTCACCATCCTGCGCGCGGAGAGCCTGATCAACGACGGCACCGCCCTGGTCCTGTTCGCGGTCGCGCTCGGCCTGCTCCAGGGCGCTCGACCGCCGGGGGCGGTCGAGCTGGTCGGGTGGATCGCCGGGTCATTCCTCGGCGGGGTCGCCGCCGGTCTGGTGGTCGGCGGCGTGGTGATCCTGATCCGGCGACGCCTCGACGACCCGCTCCGGGAGGGCGCGCTCAGCGTGCTGACCCCGTTCGCCGCGTTCCTGCTCGCCGAGACGGCGCACGCCAGCGGCGTGCTGGCCGTGGTCGTGGCGGGTCTGCTGCTGTCGTACGCCGCGCCCCGGATCGTCCGGGCCCCGTCCCGGGTGCTCGTCTACTCCTTCTGGGACCTCAGCACCTTTCTGATCAACGGCTCCCTCTTCGTGCTGCTCGGCATGCAGATCCCGCGCATCGTGCGCGACGAGGCCAGCCGGTCGCTCGGGCAGGCGCTGGTCATCGCGCTGGTGGTGGCCGGCGTGGTCACCGCCACCCGGATGGCCTGGGTGCACCTGTCCACGTACCTGTTGCAGGCCGTCGACCGGCGGGAGTCGCAGCGCGAGCTGCGGGTGGGCGGGCGGGTCCGCACCGCCGCCGGGTGGGCCGGCTTCCGGGGGGCGGTGTCCCTGGCCGCGGCCCTCGCCGTGCCGCTGACCACCCACGCCGGCGAGCCGGTCCGGGAACGCGACCTGGTCATCTTCTGCACGGCGCTGGTGATCGTGCTGGTCATGCTGGCCCAGGGCACCACGCTGCCGCTCGTCGTCCGGTGGGCCGGCCTGGTCGGCGACCAGCCCCGGGCCGAGGAGGCCCGACACGCCCGGTCGCGCGCCACCCACGCCGGCCTCGCGGCGATCCCGGCGGCGGCCCGGGAGCTCGGCGCGACGCCGGAGGTCGTCGAGCGGGTACGCGCCGAGTACCAGGCGCACCTCGACGACCTGGAGGCCCCGGACGAGCGACGGACGGACCCACGGGACCGGGAGACCGAACGCCGGTTGCGGCTGGCGGTGCTCGCCGGCAAACGCCGGGAGGTCACCCGGCTGCGCAACCGCAACGAGATCGACGACACCGTGCTACGGGAGCTCCAGGCGGCGCTGGACATCGAGGAGATCCGCCTGCTCGGCCCGCAGAGCACGGAATGA
- a CDS encoding cellulose binding domain-containing protein, whose protein sequence is MVRYRTLLGPVAVAASLVVAMAGAALDGGAGTPASASGVGTAAATAGCGKAPGLASGTHTIQSNGKNRSFILRVPDNYQNDRPYRLVFGFHWVGATATDVATGQTVDRNTWAYYGLQRLANNSAIFVAPQGINNGWGNSGGEDVTFVDNMISRIDNALCVDTTQRFALGFSYGGAMTYAVACARPTVFRAVAVYGAGAISGCSGGTQPIAYFGAHGIRDNVFPISTGRSLRDRFVQNNGCAAQNAPEPTQGSLRHVTTTYSGCRSGYPVVWAAFDEGHIAAPQDGAPGDSGTRTWLPAETWNFFTQFGGAPPTTTPPPVTTTPPPPTTTAPPPPTTTPPPGAGACTATYRTTNTWSGGYQGDVTVTAGGSAINGWTVRWTLANGQTVSQLWNGSHTVSGSTVTVRNVEYNGSLPAGGNTTFGFLGTGTPSAPTLTCTSP, encoded by the coding sequence ATGGTGAGGTACAGAACACTTCTCGGGCCGGTCGCGGTCGCCGCGTCGCTCGTCGTGGCCATGGCCGGCGCGGCGCTCGACGGCGGCGCGGGCACGCCCGCCTCGGCGTCCGGGGTCGGGACCGCCGCCGCGACCGCCGGCTGCGGCAAGGCGCCCGGGCTGGCCAGTGGCACGCACACGATCCAGAGCAACGGCAAGAACCGCTCGTTCATCCTGCGGGTGCCGGACAACTACCAGAACGACCGCCCCTACCGGCTGGTCTTCGGCTTCCACTGGGTGGGCGCCACCGCCACCGACGTCGCCACCGGTCAGACCGTGGACCGCAACACCTGGGCCTACTACGGGCTTCAGCGGCTGGCCAACAACAGCGCCATCTTCGTCGCCCCACAGGGGATCAACAACGGCTGGGGCAACTCCGGCGGCGAGGACGTCACCTTCGTCGACAACATGATCAGCCGGATCGACAACGCCCTCTGCGTCGACACCACGCAGCGCTTCGCCCTCGGCTTCAGCTACGGCGGCGCGATGACCTACGCGGTGGCGTGCGCCCGACCGACCGTCTTCCGGGCGGTCGCCGTCTACGGCGCCGGCGCGATCAGCGGATGCAGCGGCGGCACCCAGCCCATCGCGTACTTCGGCGCGCACGGCATCCGGGACAACGTCTTCCCGATCTCCACCGGACGGTCGCTGCGCGACCGGTTCGTCCAGAACAACGGCTGCGCCGCCCAGAACGCGCCGGAGCCGACGCAGGGCAGCCTGCGGCACGTCACCACCACCTACTCGGGCTGCCGCAGCGGCTACCCGGTGGTGTGGGCCGCGTTCGACGAGGGCCACATCGCCGCGCCGCAGGACGGGGCGCCCGGCGACAGCGGCACCCGGACCTGGCTGCCCGCCGAGACCTGGAACTTCTTCACCCAGTTCGGCGGCGCGCCGCCCACCACCACCCCACCGCCGGTCACCACCACCCCGCCGCCGCCGACCACCACCGCGCCCCCGCCGCCGACCACCACGCCGCCGCCGGGCGCCGGCGCCTGCACCGCCACCTACCGGACCACCAACACCTGGTCCGGCGGTTACCAGGGCGACGTCACCGTCACCGCCGGCGGCTCCGCGATCAACGGCTGGACGGTGCGGTGGACCCTCGCCAACGGCCAGACCGTCAGCCAGCTCTGGAACGGCAGCCACACCGTCAGCGGCTCGACGGTGACCGTCCGCAACGTGGAGTACAACGGCTCGCTGCCCGCCGGTGGCAACACCACCTTCGGCTTCCTCGGCACCGGCACCCCGTCCGCCCCGACCCTCACCTGCACCAGCCCGTGA